Below is a genomic region from Pseudomonas svalbardensis.
GCCCATGAGCGATTCGCCCATAGCGATGACTTCGATCAAAGAGGCCATCGGCAAGGATTACCCGATGACGGTGACCGACATCCCCGGGCCGGATAAACATTTTCAGGTCCACCTGAAACTGGCGGACGGCAGCCCGGTAACCATCGACGTGCGACCCTCGATGGTGCCGTTGTCGCCGTGGTTACCCATCGTGTTGCTGGGGCAACTGGCACTGATGCTGATCTGCACCTGGCTGGCCGTGAGAATCGCCATCCGCCCCCTCACCCGCCTCGCCCAAGCGGTAGAGACCCTGGACCCCAACACCCATGCGGTGCACCTGGACGAAAAAGGCCCGACCGAAGTCGCCCATGCCGCCAAGGCCTTCAATTCGATGCAGGCGCGCATCGCCGCTTACCTCAAGGAACGCATGCAACTGCTGGCGGCGATTTCACACGACCTGCAAACCCCGATCACCCGCATGAAACTGCGTGCCGAATTCATGGACGACTCCGCCGAGAAAGACAAACTCTGGAATGATCTTGGCGAGATAGAACACCTGGTGCGCGAAGGCGTGGCCTATGCCCGCAGCGTTCATGGCGCCACCGAGGAAAGTCGCCGCACCCATCTGGATTCGTTCCTCGACAGCCTGGTGTTCGACTATCAGGACATGGGCAAAGACGTGCAGCTCGACGGTAAAAGTGACGCGGTGATCAACACCCGGCCGCACGCCTTGCGGCGAGTGCTGGTGAACCTGACGGACAACGCGCTGAAGTTCGCCGGCACCGCCGAGTTGTGGGTGGAAAAGAAGGCTGACGGCAGTTTGTCGGTGAAGGTGATGGACCGCGGTCCAGGGATTGCCGAGGAAGAATTGGCCCAAGTGATGGAACCGTTTTATCGCGTGGAGAACTCGCGTAACCGCAGTACCGGCGGGACCGGGTTGGGGTTGGCGATTGCGCAGCAGTTGGCGTTGGCGATCGGGGGATCGTTGACGTTGAGTAATCGTGAGGGGGGTGGGTTGTGCGCGGAGCTCAGATTACCGGCTCAGTAACATGATCGTTCCCACGCTCTGTGGGAACGATCGGTTACTGTGGCGAAGGGGCTTGCCCCCTCTCCACGGGTGACCTGAGCGTCAAGATCCTGCGCGGCGACAATCGTCCCGGCACCCTGACCCTGGATGAATACTGCGAACGTCCGCACGCGCTGGTGTCGTTTTCCGGGGACTTGACCGGGGCCATCGACAACGACCTCGCGCGCATCGGCCGCTCACGCCGGGTGGTGCTGGCGGTGCCGCAATTCGCCGGCCTGCGCGCCTTGCTGGCCGGCACCGATATGCTCGCCACGGTGCCGGACTACGCGGCGTGCGCGCTGATCGAAGGCAGCAGCCAGTTGCGTGCCGACGACCCGCCGTTTGACATCGTGCTGTCCGAGCTGTCCATGGTCTGGAACGGGGTCAACGATAACGATCCGGCAGAACGTTGGTTGCGCTCGCGAATTGCCCAACATATCTCGGCGCCGCTGCCGGGGCACTAACCGATGGGAAAGATGCGGGGTCGGTCTCTCGCAGGTACACCGGCAAGTCAGTGACCGGCGGCATGACCGGAATCTCGAAATACATTTGGATCACCCAGCCGCGGTGATAACTGGCGTGATTGACCACATGCATCAGTATCGCGCCGGCGCTCATGATGCCGCTTTCCCCCGAGACAAAACTGAACTCGACGGGTTTATCCAGCGAGGCATCGGTCTGTCGTTCGCTCCAGTCGCAATACCAGTGATCGATGACCTTTTGCGCCAGGCGCAACCCAGCGAGGTCGGGATGCAGCAGATCGTGTGAAGTTTTAAAGCCGTGCCCTCGGCCTTCGAGGTGGGCCTGCCAGATGCAGTCCACTACGTAGATGTGGTTCAGGGTGCCGATCATGTTCTTGAACACCGACACGCGCTCTTTATTGACCTCACCCGGCGGCAGTGCGGCCAGGCTGTCAAAGAGGCGTTGATTGGCCCAGCGTTTGTAATCGGCAAGCATGCGGGCAGTGCGTACGTTAATCATCGCAGGTCTCCCATTGTGATGGGCGCACTGCCAAGCATAGCCCTCAGGGCGAGCGGCATTGCAAACGCTGATTACCGGTCACTTCGCCGTAACACGGACTGTGTAGCAGCTGCCGAGCCTGCGAGGCTGCGTTCGGCTGCGAAGCAGTCGTAAAACCTGAGACCGCATTGCATCAGGTAGACCGCATTCGCCGGACTACGACGGCTTCGTCCGATCGCGGCCCGCGCCGAACGCAGCCTCGCAGGCTCGGCAGCTGCTACACCGGTCGTGGTGTGGCTAATATCGTCGTCACCCGATCAGCCAGCGCCAGGCAACTGGTCAACCCCGGCGATTCGATTCCGAACAGGTTCACCAGCCCCGGCACACCATGCTCGGCCGGGCCACTAATGACGAAGTCGGCCGCCAGCTCGGTCGGTCCGGTGATTTTCGGGCGGATGCCGCTGTAGGCGGGTTGCAGGCTGTTATCGGGCAACGCCGGCCAGTAGCGCCGGATCGCCTGATAAAACCCATCGGCTCGGCGTGGATCCACACGATAATCGACGTGATCGACCCATTCGACGTCCGGCCCGAAGCGCGCCTGGCCGCCCAGATCCAGCGTCATGTGCACGCCCAGTCCCGCACTTTCCGGGGCCGGATACACCAGATGCCGGAACGGCGCCCGGCCGCTGAAACTGAAATAGCTGCCCTTGCACAATCGTGCCTCGGGAACGTGCTGCGACGGCAGACCTTCAATCCGGCTCGCCACCTCAGGTGCCGGCAGTCCGGCGCAATTGATCAACTCGCGGCAGCTCAAGGTCATCGGTTGGGCGCCGCCCATCTGCAGTTCGAAACCTTGCTCGGTGCAACGGGCCGACGCCAGTGGCGTATGAAAAACCAGCGACGTGCCGCTGGCCTCGGCATCCGCCTGAAGCGCCAGCATCAGGGCATGGGAATCGACAATCCCGGTGGACGGCGACCAGAGCGCAGCGACGCAGGACACTGCCGGTTCAAGTTCCCGCGCCTGTTCGGCCTCCAGCCATTGCAGGTCATCGACGCCGTTGCTGCGACCCTGCGCCAACAACTTCTGCAAGGCCGCGCACTGACCGTCATCCGTGGCCACGATCAGCTTGCCCAGGCGCTGGTAATCGACGCCGCGCTCATCGCAAAAGGCGTAAAGGCGTTGTTTGCCCTCCACGCACAATTGCGCCTTGAGGCTGCCGCTCGGGTAGTAAATGCCGGCGTGGATCACTTCCGAATTGCGCGAGCTGATGCCCACGCCAATGCCCTCGCCCGCCTCGACCAGGATCACTTCCCGCCCGCTGCGGGCCAGGGCTCTGGCGACCGCCAGCCCGACCACTCCGGCCCCGACCAGCACGCATTCGATATCGATGCTCACCTGCCCTCCGCTCCTTTCACGCCAGCCCTCGTTCCCGATAATCGATCAGGCTGGAGAATATCGCCAGCAGCATGGCCATGACCACGAAGAAGATCAGCACCAGGAAATACGACCCGGTGAACGCTGAACATGCTGCGCATGACGAGGCAAGCGTGCAGCGATGCTGCAAAGGCAAGGAACCATGTCCGTGTGTTCTCGATTCAATGGACGTTGTTTTTCGTAGGAGCATGGCTTGCCCGCGATGGCGATCTCAAGAACGCCATCGCGAGCAAGCTTTGCTCCTACAGTGCCTGGCTGCTACCCAGGCTTGTGGTTATCCAAAACCCGATTGACCGCTAACTCACCCAACATGATCACCCGTTGCAGCACCAGCACCGTTTGCCGTCGCGGGCCGTCCGTTACGTCGGCGAGATCGTTGACCAGGGCGCTGGCTGATGCCAACGATTCACAGGCCTCGACGAGCAACGTTTCGTCATCCACCGCTGCGTCGATGGTGAAAATGGTGCTGGGTTTGCGGGGCGGTATCTGCGTTTTCGACGCCCCGGGGTTGAGGTAAAAGCTGAGTGCGCGGTCGGCCGCCTCTTTCATTTTCTTGGGGTCAAGATCAATAAAGGCGTCGTAGGGTACTGGACCGGTATTCGGGGGGTTGGGCGTAACTTTGAACATAGATGAAGCTCCTTGTTGCAGATTTTAAGGAGCCATCACCCTCGCTACCAAACGAAGGGTGGCGGCCATACGCGGGTTGGTAGACCGGCTGCAACAGGAAACCCGGCGCTCACAAAGGAGCCCCACGCATGACCACCATAAAAGCAGAGTCCCAAAAAAGAGACGGCATAAGGTGTTGCCATACGGCTGTTACAAGGCGGGCTACCAAACCCGATCACTGTTTTGCAGTGACCGGGAAACGATATAGCCTGCCCCATAGCCGCACAAGCCGGCGGATTCTGGCGTACGCGTAGGTAACGACGCAAGGTGTTGTAGCCGCTTATGACGTAACACCGAGTGTCTTTAAACGCGTGTCGTTAAACAGGTTTATGCACTGCGCCAGATCCGACGCCATCGCGAGCGAACTTTGCTCCTACGGTGCGCATCATAAAAATGACAATTAACTGTCATTTACCTGAACAAGTTCTAACTTCAATAACAGGATCCGACGTTTTTCCATTCAATTGCGTTTTAATCAACTATTGAAGGTTGACTTCACCCACCTGCCTGAGTAAATTGCGCGGGCCGGTTTCACAGGCCTTTTTTCAACTCACAAAAGAATCCAATGGACACAGTATCTAGTCGCTGCCGGGTGACTGCGAATTCGCAGGCTCTGGCACATAACCCAGAACATGACGGGACTCGACTTTTCGGTCGGGTGAGCTGCGCTAGAGCTTGATGCTCCACCGTAACTTGCCTCGCCGGCGTCAGTCCGGTCCAGAGGTATGTTATGAACTTCAAATCCACTGTAATGCCCGGCGTACGCGCCTTTGCCTCGACCATGCGGGTCAAGCTCTGCCGTGAGCGTCCTGCCACAGCCCGGGCCAGCGCACCGTTTTCCAGCCCATCCTCCCCTGCCAAGTCGCAACGGCGTGCCAACTGGCGCGTCTGCCCGATGACGGATCAGCTTCAGCAACGCTGGAGCCTCGACGATAGCCAGGAACCACCGAGTCGGCGCATCGCGCGCCTGTTCCAGCAGGCCGGCCTGATGTTCGGCCTGTTCCTCGGGGCGCGCACTTTCAATTGAACTGAAGGCACTTTAAAAGCCCTCCCTTAACGTTTTCCTTATCAAGGGATTCGGCAACTTCTTATTGCCTGTTAAATAGTGAGTTAGTTATGGACGAAGCCAGTAGACGGTTCGCTGCCCGTCACTTTCCAATCGACGGACAGCGAACATCAACTATTAAAAACGCAACGATCAGAATCGATCGCTTATTGGCGGCTCGACATACGTGCGCTCGTCTTTAATTAGCTGAGGTGCCTGTGTGTCGTGCCGCGAACCGGCGGCAGGAGCACAGCAATGACCCTTGTAAAAACCGCAAAGAAAACCGCCCAAGGCGCCAGCAACGACAATGCCAAACTGTCGATGCGCGCCGCCCGGGAAGCGCAGAACGGCCTGGCCGTCACGCTGACCAACCTCAACGCCACCACTGATGGCCTGACCGAATTCGAAGCCCAGGGCCGCCTCGCACGCAACGGTCACAACGAAGTGGCCCACGACAAGCCGCCTCACGCCCTCATCCAACTGCTCAAAGCCCTGAACAATCCCTTCATCTATGTGCTGCTGACCCTGGCCGGCATCAGTTTCTTCACTGACTACTGGCTGCCGATCAGGAACGGTGAAGCGGATGACGCCGACCTGACCAAGGTCATCATTATCATGACCATGGTCAGCCTCAGCAGCCTGCTGCGGTTCTGGCAGGAATACCGTTCGGCCAAGTCCGCCGAAGCCCTCAAGGCGATGGTGCGCACCACCGCTACCGTGCTGCGCCGCGAGCACAAGGACGGCAAATCGGTGCTGCGTGAAGTGCCGATGCGCGATCTGGTGGCTGGCGATATCGTTCAGTTGAGCGCTGGCGACATGATCCCGGCCGACATCCGCCTGATCGAATCCCGCGACCTGTTTATCAGCCAGGCTGTGCTGACCGGTGAAGCCTTGCCGGTCGAGAAGTACGACACCCTGGGCAATGTGGCGCAAAAGTCCGCCACCAGCACCGCGCCAGATCAGTCGAACCTGCTGGACCTGCCGAACATCTGTTTCATGGGCACCAACGTGGTCAGCGGCACGGCCAAGGCTGTGGTGGTGGCTACCGGGGCTCGGACTTACTTCGGCTCACTGGCCAAAGCCATCGTCGGCTCGCGGGTGCAAACCGCGTTCGACCGTGGGGTGAACAGCGTCAGTTGGTTGCTGATCCGCTTCATGCTGGTGATGGTACCGATTGTGTTCCTGCTCAACGGCTTCTCCAAGGGTGACTGGGGCGATGCGTTCCTGTTTGCCTTGGCCGTTGCCGTTGGCCTGACCCCGGAAATGCTGCCGATGATCGTCAGTGCCAACCTGGCCAAAGGCGCCATGGCTATGGCCAAGCAAAAAGTGGTGGTCAAGCGCCTCAATGCGATCCAGAACTTCGGTTCGATGGACGTGCTGTGCACCGACAAGACCGGCACCCTGACCCAGGACAAGATCATCCTCGAACACCACGTCGACAGCCACGGCCGGCGCGACGATTCGATCCTCGAACTGGCGTGGCTCAACAGCCATCACCAGAGTGGTCTGAAGAATCTGATGGACCAAGCCGTGGTGCAATTCGCCAACGTTAATCCAACGTTCCGTGTGCCGTTCGCCTACAGCAAAGTCGACGAATTGCCGTTCGACTTCGTCCGTCGGCGCCTGTCGATCATCGTCAAGGACAGCCGCGACGATCACCTGTTGGTGTGCAAGGGCGCGGTCGAGGAAATGCTCAGCATCGCCTGCCACATCAATGAAAGCGGCCAGGTGGTCGCGCTGGATGCACAGCGACGCAAAGACTTGCTGGCCCTGGCCAACGAGTACAACGAGGACGGTTTCAGGGTACTGCTGGTTGCCACCCGCGAAATCCCGAAAACCCAAAGCAAAAACCAGTACAAAACCGCCGATGAGCGCGACCTGGTGATTCGCGGCTTCCTGACCTTCCTCGATCCGCCAAAGGAAACTGCCGGCCCGGCCATTGCCGCACTGCGCGACATGGGCGTGACGGTCAAGGTGCTGACCGGCGACAACGCCGTGGTCACCTGCAAGATCTGCCGTGAAGTCGGCCTCGATCCAGGCACGCCGCTGCTCGGCCAAGACATCGAGCACATGGACGACACCACCCTCAAGCTGCGGGTCGAAGAACGCACGGTGTTCGCCAAGCTGACACCACTCCAAAAATCCCGGGTGCTCAAGGCGCTGCAAGGCAACGGTCACACCGTGGGTTTCCTCGGCGACGGCATCAACGACGCCCCGGCGCTACGCGATGCCGACGTCGGGATCTCGGTGGACAGCGGCACGGACATCGCCAAGGAGTCGGCGGACATCATCCTCCTGGAAAAGAGCCTGATGGTGCTCGAAGAAGGCGTGCTCAAGGGTCGCGAAACCTTCGGCAATATCATGAAGTACCTGAACATGACCGCCAGCTCCAATTTCGGCAACGTGTTCTCAGTGCTGGTGGCCAGTGCGTTCATTCCATTTTTGCCGATGCTGTCGATCCACCTGCTGCTGCAAAACCTCATGTACGACATCTCTCAGCTGGCGTTGCCGTGGGACAAGATGGACAAGGAGTTCCTGCGCAAACCGCGCAAGTGGGATGCGAAGAACATCGGTCGCTTCATGCTGTGGATCGGGCCGACCTCGTCGATCTTCGACATCACCACGTTTGCCCTGATGTGGTACGTGTTCGCCGCCAACAGCGTGGAAATGCAGAGCCTGTTTCAGTCTGGCTGGTTCATCGAAGGATTGCTGTCGCAGACGTTGGTGGTGCACATGCTGCGCACCCAGAAGATTCCGTTCTTCCAGAGCACGGCTGCATTGCCGGTGATTCTCGCGACCGGCGTAGTGATCTGCCTGGGCATCTACATCCCCTTCTCGCCGCTGGGCGCGCTGGTCGGCCTGGTGCCGTTGCCATGGGAATACTTCCCTTGGCTGGTGGGTACTTTGCTCAGCTACTGCGTGGTGGCGCAGACCATGAAGACGATCTACATCCGCCGGTTCAAGCAGTGGTACTGATCGCCTGAACACCACCAATCCCCTGTGGGAGCGAGCCTGCTCGCGAAGGCGGCGGGTCAATCAACATCGATGTTGGCTGACAGTCCGCTTTCGCGAGCAGGCTCGCTCCCACAAGGGACATGCGTTAACCCTACCGAAAAAAGGAGAGTTCTCATGTCGGGAACGACTCTACTGATCAACCTCGCGGGCGCCATTGCACTGTTGCTGTGGGGCACGCACATGATTTCTTCGGCGCTGTTGCGCGGCTTCGGCACGCCACTGCGCCACTGGATGGGTCGGCATCTGAACAACCGCTGGCTGGCCCTGCTCGCGGGCATCGGCATCACCGGCGTCTTGCAAAGCAGCACCGCCGTCAGCCTGATGGCCACCTCGTTCACTGCCGCCGGCACCCTGGGCCTGGCCCCGGCGCTGGCGGTGATGCTCGGCGCCAACATCGGATCGACCCTGGTGGTGCAGCTGCTCAGCGCTGACATTTCGATCCTTACACCCATCGTTTTACTGACCGGCCTGACCGTCTTCCGGCTGCGGGATGACTCGCGTTTCGAGAGCGTCGGCTGTGCATTGATCGGCCTGGGGCTGATGCTGATGGCCCTGCATATGCTCGGCTCGACACTGGCCGACGTGGAAGGCACGCCCGTGTTCCAGCTGATCATGCAAAGCCTCGACGGCGACCTGCTGATTGCGCTGCTGGTAGCGCTGATCCTTACCTGGCTCTGCCATTCGAGCGTGGCCGTGGTGCTGTTGATCGTGTCCCTGGCCGCCACCGGAATGCTCTCGGCAACGACCATCGTCGCGCTGGTGCTCGGGGTGAACATTGGCGGTGCGTTACCGTCGGTGATCAATGCCGGCTCGAACATCGGCCGACGCCTGCCCCTCGGCAATCTGCTGGTGCGGGCCTTGGGCGCGGCAGTGGTGTTGCCCCTGGCCGGGTGGCTGGCATCGCTGAATCTCGATCCGGCGGCGCTGGTGGTTTACCTGCACACCGGCTTCAACCTTTTGCTGGCGCTGGTGTTCATCGGTTTCACCGAGCCCATGGCCAGACTGCTGAATCGCCTGTTGCCGGAGCCGGCGCGGGATGTCGATCCGGGCATGCCGCGCTACCTCGACGAAGCCGGGCTGGAGGTGGCCAACATCGGCCTGTCCAACGCCTCCCGCGAAGCCCTGCGCATCGCCGACATGCTCTCGGCCATGCTTGAGCGCACGCTGCAGCTGTTCCATACCTCGGCGCCGGCCTGTGCCGATGAGGTGCGGCGCATCGATCAATCCACGGACCTGTTGAGCGCGGCGATTCGCGCCTATCTGGCGGACATTGGCCAGGAAGGCATCAGCGACAGCGATGCCGATCGCGCCCAGGAAATCCTCACGTTTGTGATCAACCTCGAACACGCCGCGGACATTCTTTCCGCCAGCCTCACGGAGTTGGCCGTGCGCCGCTTGCGCCGCGGTGAACACTTTTCGGTGTTCGAGTTGCGCAACATTGCGCCGTTGCACGAGGCGCTGTTGGAAAGCCTGAGCCTGGCAATCACCGTGTTCCTGCGCGAAGACATTGCCACCGCGCACCAGTTGATCAGTCGCAAGGAGAGCGTCCGGCGACTCGAAGCCGACGCCAGCCGTCAGCACTTTCGCAAACTGCAGGAGGACAAAAACACCTGGGCTGAATCCGGCGACATCTTTCAGCGCGTGCTGCGTGACTATCGTCGGGTACACCACCACATCGCCGCCCTCGCCTATCCGCTGCTGGAACGGGCGGGTGAGCCGTTGGGCGATGATCAGGCCAAGGAGGCCTCGCCATGCGCGTCCTGATTTGTGCCGGCCGCCATTACGCCGACAGCCGCCAATGCCGCCGCGTGCTCGACGCCTTCCAGCGCCTGCACCCGGTGCAGGTGCTGATCCATGGCGGCAATCAATACCTGGGCGCCGACATCGAGGAATGGGCCCGTGAACACGGCGCCGACATCGTGCGCTACCCACCCAACTGGCAACGCCACGGCAAACTGGCCGAACGCCTGCGCAACCACTTCATGCTGCACGACAGCCGCCCCGACGTGGTCATCGCCCTGCCCGGCGGTGAAGACACTGAAGAACTGGTCGCACAGGCTCGGGGGAAGGGTTTGCAAACGTTATCGGTAGCGGATTGGGGCTAAATCCAGGATCTGTCAGTAAAAGAGGAACCCTGTGGGAGCGGCGAGGGGCTGAGTTTTTTCAGAGGCAGGCGTTGGACTGATAACGCTTCGGCAGGGAACTCCTGGCGACCGCCACGCATCCTACAGATGTGGTACTTCCTTTTTTGCTTCACGCTTTCAGAGGACACCGTCATGCGCCGTCTGATTATCATCTCTTCACTAGTGCTTTGTTTGCCCGTTGGTTCAGCCATGGCCGATGTAGATGCAAAAGATGTCGCCACCTCGGCTGGGGTCTCCGCATCGCTGTACTCGACCTTCAAGGATGACAAACGGGTGATTCCGGCCCGAGATGACGCCACCAGCTTCGTCGCCAGTGGCGGGGCGATTCGTGGTGCTTATCTGGAGTCGTACTTAAAGCAGGTTCGTCTGGAAAATCCCGGCCTCAACGCCAGCGACGAAGACCTGGCCAGAGCGATCCTCGTCCAGGAAGGCGTAGCTGCAGGTCAATAAAGGCTGAAAAAGTAGCGGTGGGGCTTGCGGCACCCGGATAGTGTTTGCAGCCCTACCTTGCTTCAGCACCCGTGGATAATCGCGCCCAACCCGCCACCAGTTGCGCGCTGATGCTCACGCCACCGCACACCACAATCACCACATCATGGGCGCCGGCAATCGCCGGATGGTTCAGGTAGCCAATCGCCAACGAAACGCCGCACGCCGGCTCGACCAACTGACGCAGGTCGTTGGCGTAACGCACCACGCCCATGATCGCCTCGTCATCGCTGAGCACCACGCACTCGTGGGGGAAATCGAGGATGTGCTGCACCGGCCAGGCGGCCACCAACGTAGCGCCGAGCGACCGGGCGACCGTATCGATCCGGGAAAATATGACCGGATATCCCGCACTGACAGCGGCGGCAAAAGACGCAGAACCCTGGGTTTCACACGCGATGATCCGGCAGTCCATGCGCTTGTGGCGGATCAATCCTGTGAGAATTCCCGCCAGCAAACCTCCGCCCCCTACCGACATCACAAATGCATCGACCTGAGGGCAATCCTCGAGGATTTCATCGACCATCGTGCTGTGCCCTTCCCACAGCACCGGGTGATCGAAGGCTGGCACGTATTCGGTGTCCACGCCCTGCGCGAGTTCCTTGGCCCGTAGATTGGCTTCGTCCCAGACCTTGCCATGGACGATCACCTCGGCACCGGTTTTCCTGATCCGTGCGCGGGTGGTTTCCGGCGTGGTGTGTGGCACCACAATGCAGGCTTTCAACCCCAGTCTGGCGGCAGCCACGGCAGTGGCGAACCCCGCGTTTCCGCCGGAAGGACAGATCACTTTGCGTTTCCCTTGCTCCGCTGCCTGGCTGCACAAGAGCCCTATGCCACGAAGTTTGAATGAGCCGCTGGGTTGCAGGTTTTCCAGCTTGAGCCAGATTCGTCGGGATGGAGTCGACAGGTCTGGATGCAGAATCAAGGGCGTTCTGATGTGAAGCATTTGTGGAGCTCCTTAAGGGTGAACGGTCCTAATCCAAGCTTAGTTCACCCTGCCCGGCGGCTACCGCTTCAGCGATAACGCGGTGCTGCCGTGGAGTTGCCAAACAAACCTGAAAGCGTCTGACGCCGGGCTTCGTAGGCGTCCCACTGATCGCCTTGGTGCAGGCCCGGAATGGTCACCACTTCGCCTTGCGCCAGGCCCGACAGCGCTGCATCGACCATGTCCTGGGCAGACATCACGATCTCTTGTGGCAGGTTTTCCACCGGGTTGCCGGCCTCGCTCCAGAAGTCGGTGGCGGTAGCGCCGGGCAATACGGCCTGGATCCGAATGCCTTTGTCCGCCAGTTCGCGGTGCATCGATTGGCTCAGGCCGAGGACAAACGCCTTGGTCCCGCCATACACGCCGTTGAGAATTTCCGGGGCGATGGCAACGATCGAGGAGATATTGATCACAGTTCCGGTGCCACGGGCAACGAAGCCTGGCACCACCGCGTAAGCCAGGCGCATCAACGCGGTCACGTTGAGGGTGATCATGTCTTCCATGTCATCCACGGGGCTGCCGAGCAGCGGCATGACAGCGCCGACCCCGGCGTTGTTGACCAATAGGGTGATACTGGCGTCGGAGCGTAGAATTTCTTCGACCCGCCGCAAGTCGGCCTTGTCTTTCAGATCAGCGGCGACCACTTCCACGGCGCGACCGGTTTCGTTACTCAGGTGGTTGGCCAGGGCGTTCAGTTTCGCCTGGCTGCGGGCGACCAGAATCAGGTCGTAACCTTGCCGGGCGAGACGGTCGGCATACACCGCGCCGATGCCCGAAGAAGCGCCAGTGATCAGAGCGGTACCTTTGGATGAGAGAGCCATGTCGATTTCCTTCACAGTGAGGCGATAACTTCGCCGGGTGTGAACCGTTATAAAGGGTCTAACGCCCGTCTCAAATGACGTTTAAAGTACGTTTTTCGGACATGACCTTTTGAGGACATCTCGATGACTTCCGTCGCATTTGTAGTGTTTGAAGGGTTCCAGTCCATGGCGCTGGCGGCCATGCCGGTGTTCGAGTACGCCAATTTCAGCGCCGGCGAGGCGCTTTATGAGGTCAGCGTATTGTCCGAAGACGGCCGCACATTGCGCGCTTCCGGTGGGCTGAGCGTCGGCACCGAGGCCTTTGGTGAGCGGGTGTTCGACACAGTGATCGTGGTGGGCGGCGATGCCATCCTCGAGCAGGCGCCCGAGGGCGTACTGAACTACCTGCGCGCAAACGTTAAAACCGCACGGCGCACGGCGTCGATCTGCTCCGGGGCGTTCGTCCTGGCCCAGGCCGGTTTGCTCGACGGACGGCGGGCCACCACCCATTGGGCTTATGCACGGGAGCTGCAAGCGCGGTTTCCGTCGATCAAGGTCGAAGAAGACCGCATCTACGTCATC
It encodes:
- a CDS encoding ATP-binding protein, whose translation is MSFTVRWPRTLASRLSLIFLIGLILAQALSFGAQYYERYESTKNTMLGNLETDVSTSIAILDRLPAEERMSWLQQLDRRNYRYLLNEGSPGMPMSDSPIAMTSIKEAIGKDYPMTVTDIPGPDKHFQVHLKLADGSPVTIDVRPSMVPLSPWLPIVLLGQLALMLICTWLAVRIAIRPLTRLAQAVETLDPNTHAVHLDEKGPTEVAHAAKAFNSMQARIAAYLKERMQLLAAISHDLQTPITRMKLRAEFMDDSAEKDKLWNDLGEIEHLVREGVAYARSVHGATEESRRTHLDSFLDSLVFDYQDMGKDVQLDGKSDAVINTRPHALRRVLVNLTDNALKFAGTAELWVEKKADGSLSVKVMDRGPGIAEEELAQVMEPFYRVENSRNRSTGGTGLGLAIAQQLALAIGGSLTLSNREGGGLCAELRLPAQ
- a CDS encoding DinB family protein, encoding MINVRTARMLADYKRWANQRLFDSLAALPPGEVNKERVSVFKNMIGTLNHIYVVDCIWQAHLEGRGHGFKTSHDLLHPDLAGLRLAQKVIDHWYCDWSERQTDASLDKPVEFSFVSGESGIMSAGAILMHVVNHASYHRGWVIQMYFEIPVMPPVTDLPVYLRETDPASFPSVSAPAAAPRYVGQFASATNVLPDRYR
- a CDS encoding DUF6124 family protein, with protein sequence MFKVTPNPPNTGPVPYDAFIDLDPKKMKEAADRALSFYLNPGASKTQIPPRKPSTIFTIDAAVDDETLLVEACESLASASALVNDLADVTDGPRRQTVLVLQRVIMLGELAVNRVLDNHKPG
- a CDS encoding NAD(P)/FAD-dependent oxidoreductase; amino-acid sequence: MSIDIECVLVGAGVVGLAVARALARSGREVILVEAGEGIGVGISSRNSEVIHAGIYYPSGSLKAQLCVEGKQRLYAFCDERGVDYQRLGKLIVATDDGQCAALQKLLAQGRSNGVDDLQWLEAEQARELEPAVSCVAALWSPSTGIVDSHALMLALQADAEASGTSLVFHTPLASARCTEQGFELQMGGAQPMTLSCRELINCAGLPAPEVASRIEGLPSQHVPEARLCKGSYFSFSGRAPFRHLVYPAPESAGLGVHMTLDLGGQARFGPDVEWVDHVDYRVDPRRADGFYQAIRRYWPALPDNSLQPAYSGIRPKITGPTELAADFVISGPAEHGVPGLVNLFGIESPGLTSCLALADRVTTILATPRPV
- the mgtA gene encoding magnesium-translocating P-type ATPase, with amino-acid sequence MTLVKTAKKTAQGASNDNAKLSMRAAREAQNGLAVTLTNLNATTDGLTEFEAQGRLARNGHNEVAHDKPPHALIQLLKALNNPFIYVLLTLAGISFFTDYWLPIRNGEADDADLTKVIIIMTMVSLSSLLRFWQEYRSAKSAEALKAMVRTTATVLRREHKDGKSVLREVPMRDLVAGDIVQLSAGDMIPADIRLIESRDLFISQAVLTGEALPVEKYDTLGNVAQKSATSTAPDQSNLLDLPNICFMGTNVVSGTAKAVVVATGARTYFGSLAKAIVGSRVQTAFDRGVNSVSWLLIRFMLVMVPIVFLLNGFSKGDWGDAFLFALAVAVGLTPEMLPMIVSANLAKGAMAMAKQKVVVKRLNAIQNFGSMDVLCTDKTGTLTQDKIILEHHVDSHGRRDDSILELAWLNSHHQSGLKNLMDQAVVQFANVNPTFRVPFAYSKVDELPFDFVRRRLSIIVKDSRDDHLLVCKGAVEEMLSIACHINESGQVVALDAQRRKDLLALANEYNEDGFRVLLVATREIPKTQSKNQYKTADERDLVIRGFLTFLDPPKETAGPAIAALRDMGVTVKVLTGDNAVVTCKICREVGLDPGTPLLGQDIEHMDDTTLKLRVEERTVFAKLTPLQKSRVLKALQGNGHTVGFLGDGINDAPALRDADVGISVDSGTDIAKESADIILLEKSLMVLEEGVLKGRETFGNIMKYLNMTASSNFGNVFSVLVASAFIPFLPMLSIHLLLQNLMYDISQLALPWDKMDKEFLRKPRKWDAKNIGRFMLWIGPTSSIFDITTFALMWYVFAANSVEMQSLFQSGWFIEGLLSQTLVVHMLRTQKIPFFQSTAALPVILATGVVICLGIYIPFSPLGALVGLVPLPWEYFPWLVGTLLSYCVVAQTMKTIYIRRFKQWY
- a CDS encoding Na/Pi cotransporter family protein, translated to MSGTTLLINLAGAIALLLWGTHMISSALLRGFGTPLRHWMGRHLNNRWLALLAGIGITGVLQSSTAVSLMATSFTAAGTLGLAPALAVMLGANIGSTLVVQLLSADISILTPIVLLTGLTVFRLRDDSRFESVGCALIGLGLMLMALHMLGSTLADVEGTPVFQLIMQSLDGDLLIALLVALILTWLCHSSVAVVLLIVSLAATGMLSATTIVALVLGVNIGGALPSVINAGSNIGRRLPLGNLLVRALGAAVVLPLAGWLASLNLDPAALVVYLHTGFNLLLALVFIGFTEPMARLLNRLLPEPARDVDPGMPRYLDEAGLEVANIGLSNASREALRIADMLSAMLERTLQLFHTSAPACADEVRRIDQSTDLLSAAIRAYLADIGQEGISDSDADRAQEILTFVINLEHAADILSASLTELAVRRLRRGEHFSVFELRNIAPLHEALLESLSLAITVFLREDIATAHQLISRKESVRRLEADASRQHFRKLQEDKNTWAESGDIFQRVLRDYRRVHHHIAALAYPLLERAGEPLGDDQAKEASPCAS